One genomic segment of Desulfomicrobium sp. ZS1 includes these proteins:
- a CDS encoding A24 family peptidase, which produces MVELFSYPAFFYTMALILGLCLGSFYNVCVHRYLVGASVIRPGSHCPACGHVLSWWENIPVLSYVLLGAKCRSCKGDIHWRYPAVELLSGILALLFAVKFGPTAQWLTYMVFLGIFLVAAFIDLDSFILPDVLTYPAAILALSTPLFLPVDWLETMLGGLCGAGIFLLLQQAYLRLRGIDALGTGDIKLMLSLGALVGLSLLPLMILLSALCALAVAVVYLRRPEGQGLRTAIPFGPFLCLGAVLTLLWGEDLLLMIMNL; this is translated from the coding sequence ATGGTCGAGCTTTTTTCGTATCCCGCGTTTTTTTACACCATGGCCCTTATTCTGGGGTTGTGCCTGGGCAGCTTCTACAATGTCTGCGTGCACCGCTATCTGGTGGGCGCGTCCGTAATCAGGCCCGGCTCGCATTGTCCGGCCTGTGGACATGTGCTGTCCTGGTGGGAAAACATACCGGTCCTGTCTTACGTCCTGCTCGGGGCGAAATGCCGTTCCTGCAAAGGGGACATTCATTGGCGCTATCCGGCCGTGGAGCTTCTTTCCGGAATTCTGGCCCTTCTTTTCGCGGTCAAGTTCGGCCCGACCGCGCAGTGGCTGACCTACATGGTCTTTCTGGGGATTTTCCTGGTCGCCGCCTTCATCGATCTGGACTCTTTCATCCTGCCCGACGTTCTGACCTATCCGGCGGCCATCCTGGCCTTGTCCACCCCGCTTTTTTTGCCCGTGGACTGGCTTGAGACCATGCTTGGGGGGCTTTGCGGCGCGGGAATCTTTCTGCTCCTGCAGCAGGCCTACCTGCGTCTGCGCGGGATCGATGCCCTCGGCACCGGCGACATAAAACTCATGCTCAGCCTCGGGGCCCTGGTCGGCCTTTCCCTGCTGCCGCTCATGATTCTCCTTTCAGCCTTGTGCGCGCTTGCGGTCGCCGTGGTCTATTTGCGTCGCCCCGAAGGCCAGGGTCTGCGCACGGCCATTCCCTTTGGCCCGTTTCTTTGCCTCGGAGCGGTCCTGACCCTGCTCTGGGGTGAAGATCTGTTGCTGATGATCATGAATTTATGA
- a CDS encoding DUF4198 domain-containing protein: MFKTLALCLTMIFSFSGAALAHFGMVIPASSIVMDKKDAAVSLALSFSHPMEMVGMPLVAPASFKVFVDGEPTEMKDALKPATIMEHPSWTAEYVVKRPGVYQFVMEPAPYWEPAEDCFIIHYTKTVVAAFGEEEGWGEPLGLKTEIVPLTRPFGNYAGNVFQGQVLLEGKPVAGADVEVEFYNKDNVYEAPNDYMITQVVRTDASGVFTYAVPFAGWWGFAALNTANEKMDHEGTPKDVELGAVLWTQFVDPARK; encoded by the coding sequence ATGTTCAAGACTCTTGCGCTTTGTCTCACCATGATTTTTAGTTTTTCAGGCGCGGCTCTGGCCCATTTCGGGATGGTCATCCCTGCGTCAAGCATCGTCATGGACAAAAAAGACGCAGCCGTTTCCCTTGCCCTGTCCTTTTCCCACCCCATGGAAATGGTCGGCATGCCTCTTGTCGCTCCGGCCTCGTTCAAGGTGTTCGTGGACGGTGAACCCACGGAGATGAAGGATGCCCTGAAGCCCGCCACGATCATGGAGCACCCCTCCTGGACAGCCGAATACGTGGTCAAGCGGCCCGGCGTGTACCAGTTTGTCATGGAACCCGCCCCGTACTGGGAACCGGCCGAAGACTGCTTCATCATCCATTACACCAAGACCGTGGTGGCCGCCTTCGGCGAGGAAGAGGGCTGGGGCGAACCCTTGGGTCTCAAAACCGAGATCGTCCCCCTGACCCGGCCATTTGGCAACTATGCCGGCAATGTCTTCCAGGGCCAGGTGCTTCTTGAAGGCAAGCCCGTGGCAGGCGCAGACGTCGAGGTGGAATTCTACAACAAGGACAACGTATACGAAGCGCCAAACGACTACATGATCACGCAGGTGGTCAGGACCGACGCCAGCGGCGTGTTCACCTACGCCGTGCCTTTCGCCGGATGGTGGGGCTTTGCGGCCTTGAACACGGCGAACGAAAAGATGGACCACGAGGGCACGCCCAAGGATGTGGAACTGGGCGCCGTGCTGTGGACGCAGTTTGTCGATCCCGCGCGCAAATAG
- the cbiQ gene encoding cobalt ECF transporter T component CbiQ, which translates to MFDEPFAHGRSLVHGLDPRVRLVMAAFFSVCVALLEEPIAAGAALIPALAILSLSTPPFGLLCKRVALVNIFILFLWLTVPLTMPGTPFLTLGPLTASREGIALVQLATLKSNAILLTFLALVTTMDSPTMGHALDRLGVPSKLVFLFLFTYRYLHVIADEWQRLITAARLRGFAPRTGMHTYRTIGNLLAMVLVNSFDRSSRVYQAMVLRGFQGRFVSVVRFKARRRDALFAFLWLTATAGLVLMDFFPEIRLV; encoded by the coding sequence GTGTTTGACGAACCATTTGCCCATGGCCGCTCCCTGGTGCATGGGCTCGATCCCAGGGTGCGCCTGGTCATGGCGGCTTTTTTCTCCGTCTGCGTGGCCCTGCTGGAAGAACCCATCGCCGCCGGGGCGGCGCTGATTCCGGCCCTGGCAATCTTAAGCCTGAGCACGCCACCGTTTGGGCTGCTGTGCAAACGCGTGGCCCTTGTCAATATCTTCATTCTTTTCCTGTGGCTGACCGTACCCCTGACCATGCCCGGCACGCCATTTCTCACCCTTGGCCCGCTGACGGCAAGCCGTGAAGGCATTGCGCTGGTGCAGCTTGCGACCTTAAAATCCAACGCCATCCTGCTGACCTTCCTGGCCCTGGTCACGACCATGGACTCCCCGACCATGGGACATGCCCTGGACCGCCTCGGTGTGCCGTCCAAGCTGGTATTTCTGTTCCTTTTCACTTACCGCTACCTGCACGTTATTGCCGACGAATGGCAGCGGCTGATCACGGCGGCCAGGCTGCGCGGATTTGCGCCCCGCACCGGCATGCACACCTACCGCACCATCGGGAACCTTTTGGCCATGGTCCTGGTCAACAGTTTCGACCGCTCCAGCCGGGTCTACCAGGCCATGGTCCTGCGCGGATTTCAGGGACGCTTCGTCTCCGTGGTCCGCTTCAAGGCGCGCCGCAGGGACGCGCTATTTGCCTTCCTGTGGCTGACGGCCACGGCCGGCCTCGTGCTCATGGACTTTTTTCCGGAGATACGCCTTGTCTGA
- the cbiM gene encoding cobalt transporter CbiM: MHISEGVLSPAILGLGAALTVGGTALGLRRLDYDRLMTVAILAAAFFVGSLIHIPIGPSSAHLILNGLLGVILGWAAFPAILVALMLQSVLFQYGGFTVLGVNAFNMAFPAVLCFLLLRPLLSRPGPMRTMGAFCCGALSVAGAGLLTALSLAYTNEGFLQAARLLFLAHVPVMIVEGIMTTLIVSFLSRVRPELLRFASRSEGGIRA; this comes from the coding sequence GTGCACATTTCCGAAGGGGTTCTTTCTCCAGCCATCCTGGGCCTGGGCGCGGCCCTGACCGTCGGCGGCACGGCCCTGGGCCTGCGCCGCCTCGATTACGACCGCCTCATGACCGTGGCCATCCTGGCCGCGGCCTTTTTCGTCGGCTCGCTCATCCATATTCCCATCGGCCCCTCCAGCGCCCATCTGATCTTAAACGGCCTCCTCGGCGTCATCCTCGGCTGGGCAGCCTTTCCGGCCATCCTGGTGGCGCTTATGCTGCAATCAGTGCTCTTTCAATACGGAGGCTTCACGGTGCTGGGGGTGAACGCCTTCAACATGGCCTTCCCGGCTGTGCTGTGCTTTTTGCTCTTGCGCCCGCTGCTGTCCCGTCCCGGCCCAATGCGGACAATGGGGGCGTTTTGCTGCGGGGCCCTGTCCGTGGCCGGCGCCGGGCTGCTCACGGCCCTATCCCTGGCCTATACGAACGAAGGTTTCCTGCAGGCCGCAAGGCTTCTCTTTTTGGCCCATGTTCCGGTCATGATCGTCGAAGGAATCATGACCACGCTGATCGTATCCTTTCTGTCCAGGGTCCGGCCCGAACTCCTGCGTTTCGCATCACGCTCCGAAGGAGGAATCCGTGCGTAA
- a CDS encoding EAL and HDOD domain-containing protein — protein MEETYPEQLYDKFFVARQPIFTAQMQIWGYELLFRHGENIQEAVFADGDQATTQIIADGYNLAVQGLRKGAKALVNFPRTLLVGRAPYVLPADQCVVEILETVRPEPEVISACLELKKRGYALALDDFEGGPGLEPLCEMVDIIKIDILGKTPAEVMAIVAGVEKYDATLLAEKVETHDVFRVCKKLGFTYFQGFFFNRPEVIPGRKLSATQVNKVKLLKELSVSDADSSRLVEIIQTDLAISYRLLKYINSAFFGLQIKITSIPRAVSMLGCRNLRQWLQVVILSDVSTEDKAHELVRISVQRARFLHLLAHKHPTPFDQDSMFLLGFFSLLDAILDQSMGLVLEEIPLEPGIKRALIDPDDPNAVWLDLLDEIDRCNWDRLSRKAAQLGVPIDLVNRLSAEASIWAVWVMS, from the coding sequence ATGGAAGAGACGTATCCGGAACAGCTTTACGACAAGTTTTTTGTCGCCCGTCAGCCCATATTCACGGCACAGATGCAGATATGGGGCTATGAGCTGCTTTTCCGTCACGGAGAAAATATTCAGGAGGCAGTGTTCGCGGACGGAGACCAGGCCACGACGCAGATCATAGCCGACGGCTACAATCTTGCGGTGCAGGGGCTGCGCAAGGGAGCAAAGGCTCTGGTCAATTTTCCGCGCACCCTTCTTGTCGGCCGGGCGCCCTATGTCCTGCCTGCCGACCAGTGCGTGGTGGAGATTCTGGAGACCGTAAGGCCAGAGCCCGAAGTCATCAGCGCTTGCCTGGAGCTCAAGAAGAGGGGTTACGCCCTGGCTCTGGATGATTTTGAAGGCGGACCGGGCCTTGAACCCTTGTGCGAGATGGTCGACATCATCAAGATCGACATCCTGGGCAAGACTCCGGCCGAGGTTATGGCCATTGTGGCGGGTGTCGAAAAGTACGACGCGACGCTGCTGGCCGAGAAAGTGGAGACGCACGACGTTTTCAGGGTTTGCAAGAAGCTCGGCTTTACGTATTTTCAAGGATTTTTCTTCAATCGCCCCGAGGTGATCCCCGGACGAAAACTTTCTGCCACGCAAGTCAACAAGGTCAAGCTGTTAAAGGAATTGAGCGTCTCGGACGCGGATTCCTCCCGTTTGGTGGAAATCATCCAGACGGATCTGGCCATTTCGTACCGGTTGCTCAAATACATTAATTCCGCCTTTTTTGGCCTGCAGATCAAGATCACGTCCATTCCGCGCGCAGTTTCCATGCTCGGATGCCGTAACCTGCGGCAATGGCTGCAGGTGGTCATCCTGTCCGACGTGAGCACGGAGGACAAGGCGCACGAACTGGTCCGCATTTCCGTGCAACGTGCCCGTTTTCTGCATCTTTTGGCCCACAAGCACCCCACGCCCTTTGACCAGGACAGCATGTTTCTGCTGGGCTTTTTTTCCTTGCTCGACGCCATTCTGGACCAGTCCATGGGCCTGGTGCTGGAGGAAATCCCTTTGGAGCCGGGCATCAAGCGAGCCCTGATCGACCCGGATGATCCTAATGCGGTCTGGCTCGACTTGCTTGACGAGATAGATCGCTGCAACTGGGACCGTCTGAGCAGGAAAGCTGCTCAGCTGGGGGTTCCCATCGACCTCGTCAACAGGCTCTCCGCCGAGGCCTCGATCTGGGCGGTCTGGGTCATGAGTTGA
- a CDS encoding EAL and HDOD domain-containing protein yields the protein MSEQMSEQFYDRIYVARQPIFTAEMKIWGYELLFRHGETQSAVFTDGDQATTQVIADGFALGSRGMGGKIKALINFPRNVLVGHAPYVLPSERCVVEILETVSPEDEVMEACRELKRNGYTLALDDFVGEPGFEPLCEIADIIKVDILGKTPGEVMAIVKGLRGYKARLLAEKVENLDMFNVCKRLGFEYFQGYFFSKPEIIPGRKLSATQSTKIKLLKELNEAGTELSRLVEIIQTDLSISYRLLKYINSARFSLCGKIESIQRAVTMLGRQNLRQWLQVVILSDINSTDKGQELVRMSVLRGRFLQLLAGAAPAPFSMDSMFVMGFFSVLDAILDQQMEQVLDEISLDPAIKASLVDTHSEHSVWIGLLNELDRGRWDELEKKAQQMGIPMEFVDNAASAAALWTDEVMGGAS from the coding sequence ATGTCGGAACAAATGTCCGAACAGTTCTATGACAGGATCTATGTAGCCAGACAGCCCATTTTCACGGCGGAAATGAAAATCTGGGGCTATGAACTTCTTTTCAGGCATGGGGAGACCCAGTCCGCCGTGTTCACGGACGGCGACCAGGCCACGACCCAGGTCATTGCCGACGGATTCGCCCTCGGCTCCCGGGGCATGGGCGGTAAAATCAAGGCGCTGATCAATTTTCCGCGCAATGTCCTTGTGGGCCATGCGCCCTATGTGCTTCCTTCCGAGCGTTGCGTGGTGGAAATACTGGAGACGGTCTCGCCCGAGGATGAGGTCATGGAGGCCTGCCGGGAGCTGAAGAGAAACGGCTATACCCTGGCTCTTGATGATTTTGTGGGGGAGCCGGGTTTTGAGCCATTGTGCGAGATTGCAGATATCATCAAGGTCGATATTCTGGGCAAGACGCCCGGTGAGGTCATGGCCATCGTCAAGGGCCTGCGCGGGTACAAGGCCCGCCTTTTGGCCGAGAAGGTCGAGAACCTTGATATGTTCAACGTCTGCAAGCGGCTGGGTTTTGAATATTTTCAAGGGTATTTCTTCAGCAAGCCCGAGATCATCCCCGGGCGCAAGCTCTCTGCCACGCAGAGCACCAAGATCAAACTCTTGAAGGAACTCAATGAAGCCGGGACGGAACTGTCCCGGCTGGTGGAGATCATTCAGACGGATCTGTCCATTTCTTATCGCCTGCTCAAATACATCAATTCCGCGCGGTTCAGCCTCTGCGGAAAGATCGAGTCCATCCAGCGCGCCGTGACCATGCTTGGACGCCAGAATTTGCGTCAATGGCTGCAGGTGGTCATTCTGTCAGATATAAATTCCACGGATAAGGGCCAGGAGCTGGTCCGCATGTCCGTCTTGCGTGGGCGCTTCCTCCAGCTTTTAGCCGGGGCTGCCCCGGCGCCGTTTTCCATGGACAGCATGTTCGTGATGGGTTTTTTTTCCGTGCTTGATGCTATTCTGGACCAGCAGATGGAGCAGGTCCTCGACGAGATTTCCCTTGATCCGGCCATCAAGGCTTCTCTGGTCGACACACATAGCGAGCACTCCGTCTGGATCGGGCTTTTGAATGAGCTTGATCGCGGCAGATGGGACGAGCTGGAGAAAAAGGCGCAGCAGATGGGCATTCCCATGGAGTTTGTCGACAACGCCGCGAGCGCGGCTGCGCTGTGGACCGATGAAGTCATGGGGGGTGCATCCTAG
- a CDS encoding chemotaxis protein CheX — MDPSLAKPFIKATKDVLSAMAALEVVAGTPYVKKDKMARGDVSAVIGITGDKQGTFSISFDRKTAVHIVKQMLGDAIEDILQDVQDAMGEITNMISGQARVGLADMGLKLQGSTPSVIMGDNHTIAHMSSAVAIAIPFSCEAGTFTLEFCFE, encoded by the coding sequence ATGGATCCATCGCTGGCCAAACCCTTCATCAAAGCAACCAAAGACGTCCTCTCCGCCATGGCCGCCCTTGAAGTCGTGGCCGGCACGCCTTATGTCAAAAAAGACAAAATGGCCCGGGGCGATGTTTCCGCCGTGATCGGCATCACCGGCGACAAGCAAGGCACCTTCTCCATCTCCTTTGACCGCAAAACCGCCGTGCACATCGTCAAGCAGATGCTCGGAGACGCCATAGAGGACATCCTGCAGGACGTGCAGGACGCCATGGGCGAGATCACCAACATGATCTCCGGCCAGGCCCGCGTCGGTCTGGCGGACATGGGCCTCAAACTCCAGGGCTCCACCCCGTCGGTCATCATGGGCGACAATCATACCATCGCGCACATGAGCTCGGCCGTGGCCATCGCCATCCCTTTCTCCTGCGAAGCCGGGACCTTCACCCTGGAATTCTGCTTCGAATAG
- a CDS encoding Hpt domain-containing protein — protein sequence MEQRVKEHLCQVYGLGLDDVEELYGLGCQTVTATLDRLEAAFLRSDAQEVADAGHMLKGALFNMGLLELGELARALELAGKSGRMEEARAVYDALRPALKFF from the coding sequence ATGGAGCAGCGGGTCAAGGAACATTTGTGCCAGGTTTACGGCCTGGGCCTGGATGACGTCGAAGAGCTGTACGGGCTTGGTTGCCAGACAGTGACCGCCACGCTCGACCGCCTTGAGGCTGCCTTTTTGCGATCCGACGCGCAGGAGGTCGCGGATGCGGGGCATATGCTCAAAGGGGCTCTTTTCAACATGGGGCTGCTTGAACTCGGGGAGCTGGCCAGAGCGCTGGAGTTGGCCGGCAAGTCCGGACGCATGGAAGAGGCGCGCGCCGTGTACGACGCGCTTCGTCCGGCCCTGAAATTCTTCTGA
- a CDS encoding energy-coupling factor ABC transporter ATP-binding protein translates to MSETPIFALRNVSFAYHSGDAVLHDVNFAFAQGQKIGLYGTNGSGKTTLFHIVMGLMSPQRGQVLFHGEPVRGEKEFRALRREVGMVLQNAEDQLFNPTVLDDVAFGPLNLGMSVDEAREKSLQTLKELGLGGFEGRLTHRLSGGEKKLVSLATILSMQPKVLLLDEPTNGLDPQTRERIIEILDSLPTARIIISHDWDFLARTTTQFMTIKNGRLVTDVPHLPHRHVHAHPLGDEPHHHHD, encoded by the coding sequence TTGTCTGAAACGCCCATTTTCGCCCTACGGAACGTGTCCTTTGCCTACCACTCGGGAGACGCGGTACTGCACGACGTGAACTTCGCCTTTGCCCAGGGACAGAAAATCGGGCTTTACGGCACCAACGGCAGCGGCAAGACCACCCTTTTCCATATCGTCATGGGGCTCATGAGCCCGCAACGCGGCCAGGTCCTTTTCCATGGCGAACCGGTGCGCGGAGAAAAGGAATTTCGCGCCCTGCGCCGCGAGGTCGGCATGGTCCTGCAGAACGCGGAAGACCAGCTCTTCAACCCCACGGTTCTCGACGATGTGGCTTTTGGCCCCTTGAATCTGGGAATGTCCGTGGACGAGGCGAGGGAGAAATCCTTGCAGACCCTGAAGGAGCTGGGACTGGGCGGATTCGAGGGTCGTCTGACCCACCGCCTGTCCGGAGGGGAAAAAAAGCTGGTGTCCCTGGCCACGATCCTGTCCATGCAGCCAAAAGTCCTGTTGCTGGACGAGCCCACCAACGGCCTGGACCCGCAGACCAGGGAGCGCATCATCGAAATTCTGGACAGCCTGCCCACGGCCCGCATCATCATTTCACACGACTGGGACTTCCTGGCGCGGACAACGACGCAGTTCATGACCATAAAAAACGGCCGCCTCGTCACCGACGTGCCGCATTTGCCGCACCGTCACGTGCACGCCCATCCGCTCGGCGACGAGCCGCACCATCACCACGACTGA
- a CDS encoding diguanylate cyclase codes for MSIRAKVFTIIFVLFASLGVADFFVQRFVVYPSFLELEEHEAGQNLQRIFHAIDRENYHLERICRDWATWDDTYDFITTRSEIYKTSNLYDEALDSISVNVMIYCAEDGTIVWSNARDTVQKNALPLELLKEGRIAPGHPLLTMTAEEDGVNGVINTERDPLLFATRRILRSDGSGPSNGFLIVGRFVNPAMVEILSAQTRIPFEIVYPYVEERMACGTSGVTTAHIDNLDYFTKKDGKFVRVCSAYNDPTGRPIFGIQYLFPRDITQKGIASIRYAMVLVISSGLIVLVMLNVLLQAVILRPLQKLTSHASRLRQEEDYAQRLDLRRSDEVGVLADSFDNMVQTIRERTEDLKRANEQLTLLSMRDGLTGIPNRRMFDDSLKQEWRRAMRDKTPVSIIMGDVDFFKNYNDAHGHLQGDQCLIAVAAVLQQQMNRPADLVARFGGEEFAIILADTGADGAGHVAQTLRQAVMDLHLEHGHSDAAPCVTMSFGVASMVPQPEDGDEGMAELLRRADRAMYQSKRLGRNRVVAWSDEQPESPSL; via the coding sequence ATGTCCATCCGCGCCAAAGTGTTCACCATCATCTTCGTCCTCTTCGCATCCCTCGGCGTGGCGGATTTTTTCGTGCAGCGATTCGTCGTTTACCCGAGCTTTCTTGAACTCGAAGAGCACGAGGCGGGACAAAACCTGCAACGTATTTTCCACGCCATCGACCGGGAAAACTATCACCTGGAGCGCATCTGCCGCGACTGGGCGACCTGGGATGACACCTACGACTTCATAACCACCCGCTCCGAGATCTATAAAACAAGCAACCTCTACGATGAGGCCTTGGACAGCATCTCGGTGAACGTCATGATCTATTGCGCAGAGGACGGAACGATCGTTTGGAGCAACGCCCGCGACACGGTTCAAAAAAACGCATTGCCCCTTGAACTGCTCAAAGAAGGGCGCATCGCCCCGGGCCATCCGCTGTTGACCATGACGGCCGAGGAAGATGGCGTCAACGGAGTCATCAATACCGAACGTGACCCCCTGCTTTTCGCCACCAGGCGGATTCTGCGTTCGGACGGAAGCGGTCCGTCCAACGGTTTTCTGATCGTTGGACGGTTTGTGAACCCGGCCATGGTCGAAATCCTCTCCGCACAGACACGCATCCCCTTCGAGATCGTCTACCCGTACGTCGAGGAGCGCATGGCCTGCGGCACATCCGGGGTCACGACCGCACACATCGACAACCTCGACTATTTCACGAAAAAAGACGGAAAGTTTGTGAGAGTCTGCAGCGCGTACAACGATCCTACGGGAAGGCCCATTTTCGGCATCCAATATCTCTTCCCCCGGGACATCACGCAAAAAGGCATCGCCAGCATCCGCTACGCCATGGTCCTGGTAATCTCGTCCGGGCTGATCGTGCTGGTCATGCTCAATGTGCTGCTACAGGCCGTAATCCTGCGGCCCCTGCAAAAACTGACCAGTCACGCCTCCAGGCTGCGCCAGGAGGAAGACTATGCGCAGCGCCTCGACCTGCGCCGGAGTGACGAAGTCGGAGTACTGGCCGACAGCTTCGACAACATGGTGCAGACCATTCGCGAACGCACCGAAGACTTGAAGCGGGCCAACGAGCAACTGACGCTTCTGTCCATGCGGGACGGCCTGACCGGGATTCCCAACCGCCGCATGTTTGATGACTCCCTGAAGCAGGAATGGCGCCGGGCCATGCGGGACAAAACGCCCGTCTCGATCATCATGGGCGATGTTGACTTTTTCAAAAATTACAATGACGCCCACGGACACCTGCAGGGGGATCAGTGCCTCATCGCCGTGGCTGCGGTGCTGCAACAGCAGATGAACCGCCCGGCGGACCTGGTGGCGCGTTTCGGAGGCGAGGAATTCGCCATCATCCTGGCCGACACCGGCGCCGATGGAGCCGGACATGTGGCGCAGACCCTGCGTCAGGCGGTCATGGACCTGCATCTGGAACACGGCCACTCCGATGCTGCGCCCTGCGTGACCATGAGTTTTGGCGTGGCCTCCATGGTTCCGCAGCCGGAAGACGGGGACGAGGGTATGGCCGAACTGCTGCGCAGGGCGGACCGCGCCATGTACCAATCCAAACGATTGGGCCGTAACCGGGTCGTAGCCTGGAGCGACGAGCAGCCGGAATCACCTTCCCTGTGA
- a CDS encoding DEAD/DEAH box helicase gives MTFDSFGLPPTLVQALQTRQLGTPLPVQEAALPVLMAGKSAMLVSRTGSGKTLAYLLPILAGINAESMHVQAVVLAPTHELAMQINRVATDLAKDAGLGVRVQALIGGAAVSRQIEGLKKKPHLVIGSAGRMTHLMELGKLKLKETVWLVLDEADRLLIEEGLEHIRKITGQLGPETRFVFVSATEGPATTRIARGLAPNLAFVRAQDGISPAIRHCYLVCEERDKVDWLRKVLRGLAPERALVFVHRGASAERMAERLEHHQLSVADLHGAHDKFQRQDALDDFRKGKAQTLIASDIAARGLDIFGVELVVNVDVPSQSRDYLHRAGRTGRAGATGLVLSLMTEAESRLAKRYAQDLDITLEQVQLVRGALVPATGDSAQNLRPAPRPFGPGRGGRKKPLTTGPDARKEPTATASTSPAPAREPQSRDKAAPAQARKRGSALPGAKPDTNSRAKTGPKTGKAGQKPLSGPKRSKPA, from the coding sequence ATGACATTCGATTCTTTCGGGCTCCCGCCCACCCTGGTGCAGGCCCTGCAGACCCGCCAACTCGGTACCCCCCTGCCCGTGCAGGAGGCGGCGCTGCCGGTGCTGATGGCCGGAAAATCGGCCATGCTGGTCTCACGGACCGGCTCGGGCAAGACGCTCGCCTACCTCCTGCCCATTCTGGCGGGCATCAATGCCGAGAGCATGCACGTGCAGGCCGTGGTTCTGGCCCCGACCCACGAACTGGCCATGCAGATTAATCGCGTGGCCACGGATCTGGCCAAAGACGCCGGCCTTGGCGTGCGCGTACAGGCCCTTATCGGCGGAGCCGCGGTCAGCCGCCAGATCGAGGGACTCAAGAAAAAACCCCATCTGGTGATCGGATCGGCCGGCCGCATGACGCACCTCATGGAGCTAGGGAAACTCAAACTCAAGGAGACCGTGTGGCTGGTCCTCGACGAAGCGGACCGTCTGCTCATCGAGGAAGGGCTTGAGCATATCCGCAAGATCACAGGCCAGCTGGGCCCCGAGACCCGCTTTGTCTTCGTCTCCGCCACCGAAGGTCCGGCCACGACCCGCATCGCTCGCGGACTGGCTCCGAACCTTGCGTTCGTGCGCGCGCAGGACGGGATCAGCCCGGCCATCCGGCACTGCTATCTGGTCTGCGAGGAGCGCGACAAGGTCGATTGGCTGCGCAAGGTGCTGCGCGGCCTTGCCCCCGAGCGGGCCCTGGTTTTCGTGCACCGCGGGGCCAGCGCCGAGCGCATGGCCGAACGCCTGGAACACCATCAGCTGTCCGTGGCCGACCTGCACGGCGCGCACGACAAGTTCCAGCGCCAGGACGCCCTGGACGATTTCCGCAAAGGCAAGGCCCAGACGCTGATCGCTTCGGACATCGCAGCCCGGGGACTCGATATCTTTGGAGTGGAACTGGTGGTCAACGTAGACGTGCCAAGCCAGAGCCGCGATTATCTGCACCGGGCCGGACGCACGGGCCGAGCCGGGGCCACAGGCCTTGTGCTCTCTCTCATGACCGAGGCGGAAAGCCGTCTGGCCAAGCGCTATGCCCAGGATCTGGACATCACCCTGGAGCAGGTGCAGCTCGTGCGCGGAGCCCTTGTGCCGGCGACAGGCGACTCTGCGCAGAACCTACGTCCGGCTCCGCGTCCTTTTGGCCCCGGAAGAGGCGGCAGAAAGAAACCCCTCACGACCGGACCTGACGCCCGCAAGGAACCCACGGCAACCGCCTCCACCTCGCCCGCTCCCGCCAGGGAGCCTCAATCCCGGGACAAAGCCGCTCCCGCTCAGGCACGCAAACGCGGCTCCGCGCTCCCAGGCGCCAAACCTGACACCAACTCCCGCGCCAAAACTGGCCCCAAAACCGGCAAGGCCGGGCAAAAGCCTTTGTCTGGCCCCAAGCGAAGCAAACCAGCCTGA
- a CDS encoding cobalamin biosynthesis protein CbiL yields the protein MRNFFLLLVFTFLISAPALAHRVNVFAYMDGGEVVVECSYSKSKRVRHGAIAVQDAVSGETLLQGTTDEEGLFRFSIPDQARTSGSGLRILLQAGEGHQNEWIVDAAEFMDAGAPRPLAPNADVAAATAGAMSPGRTDPGAAGLSRADVEVVVNAALDAKLAPIRRALLEQSQSGPGVQEIIGGIGWIFGLVGIGAYFKSRPRV from the coding sequence GTGCGTAACTTTTTCCTGCTCCTTGTTTTCACTTTCCTGATCTCTGCCCCGGCCCTGGCGCACCGGGTCAATGTCTTTGCCTACATGGATGGCGGCGAGGTCGTCGTCGAATGCAGCTACAGCAAATCAAAACGGGTCAGGCACGGCGCCATCGCAGTCCAGGACGCTGTCAGCGGGGAAACGCTGTTGCAGGGAACGACCGACGAGGAAGGGCTGTTCCGCTTCTCTATCCCGGACCAGGCCCGCACGTCCGGATCCGGCTTGCGTATTCTGCTGCAGGCCGGAGAAGGGCACCAGAATGAATGGATCGTGGATGCGGCGGAATTCATGGACGCGGGAGCTCCGAGGCCCCTAGCGCCGAATGCGGACGTTGCGGCTGCGACCGCGGGCGCAATGAGCCCGGGCAGAACTGATCCGGGCGCGGCGGGACTGTCGCGAGCGGACGTGGAAGTAGTGGTCAATGCCGCCCTCGACGCGAAGCTCGCCCCCATACGACGCGCCCTGCTTGAGCAAAGCCAAAGCGGGCCGGGAGTGCAGGAAATCATCGGCGGCATCGGCTGGATTTTCGGCCTGGTAGGCATCGGGGCCTATTTCAAGAGCCGCCCGCGTGTTTGA